The window AACTCATCCCACAATTTTTTATGTTCTGAATTTAAAAGCGGATATATTTTTTCACCTAATTCTTTAGTTACTAACTTTCCGTCTGCATTTTTTTCAATCACATTTTCAGGGTTAATCAAAAAATAAAACAACTGAAACTGTCCTGAAGTTTCCGGAGAATATTTCAATAGATCTTCCTGATTAAAACCTTGCTTCGATTTTGGAACAGGATGTAAAATATGTCCTAAAATCAATGATTGTTCAGCCTCGATGAAAGATATTTCCAAATCATTCACTGACTTATTATTTTCAACTAAATGATCTAAATAAGTCGTCAAATTTTCAATGCTATTGTTTAACCTTTTCAAAACCGTGGAAGCATCGATATCAGAATGAATTTCTTTTGAATATTCCGCGATAAGCGTCATAAAACCGTAAATGTCAACTTCCGAAACTTCGTCTGTTTCTAAAACTCTTCTCAAAACCGGAAGATCAAAAAGATGTCTTCCTGTTTCAGAAAAATAAGTAACAGGAATATAAACGTCACACCCTATCGAAGAAAAATTAATCCTGACGTGAAGATCTGTTGGTGTTTTTCTGATGTGTTGAGCAATGGCAATATCATATTTCGGGATTCCCAAATAACGGCTCCAGTTGGTAAACTCTCTCATATAGCAATTGATGAGAGCCGTGTAATTGATTTTTTCTGCGTATTGCTGATTAGTTAACTTCAATGTATTCATTTCCGTATTTTTTTATTGTGATTAAGATTGATTTGATGTCTTCAACCGTTGTTAAAGGATTGAGAATGGTAAATTTTAAATAAAACTGTCCGTTGACTTTTGTTCCTGCAACGAGAGCATTTCCGTTTTTATAGAGTTGTGATTTGATATACGTATTGATTCTGCTCAAGTCAAAAGTTTTGAAAGGATCCGCCGAATATCGGAAAACCAAAGCAGAAATATCTGAACGGTTCAACAGTTCAAAATGGGGATCATTTTCAAGAAGAGTGGCAGCTTCTTTTGCAGTCGAAATAATTCTTTCAATATAATTTCCGAGACCTTTTTTACCGATAATTCTTAAAGTAAACCAAAGTTTCAAAGCATCGAATCTTCTTGTCGTTTGAATTGATTTATTAACCTGATTTGGAATTTCATTTTCGTCGTGATCTTTTGGATTCAAATAATCCGCATAATGCGTAATTAAGGTGAAATAGTTTCTGTCTTTCACCAAAAAACCGCTGCTGCTTACAGGCTGGAAGAATGATTTGTGATAATCGACGGTTACAGAATCTGCATTTTCAATTCCATTAATTAAATGGCGGTATTTTTCAGTCAAAAGCAATCCGCAGCCATAAGCTGCATCTACGTGAAACCACATTCCGTATTTTTTTGCAATGGCTGAAATATTCACCAATGGATCAATGTTTCCAAAATCTGTAGTTCCTGCTGTTGCAACAACTGCGATAGGAATGTTTCCGTTTTCGATTTCCTTTTGAATGGCATCTTCCAGTAAAATACTGTTCATTTTGAAAGACCGGTCGGTTTTAATTTTAATAACGGCCTGTTCGCCCAATCCTAAAATCGAAGCACTTTTCTGAATGCTGAAATGCGCCATTTCTGAAACAAAAATCCTGAAACGGTGAGCGTTTTTCGGCAATCCGTCTTTTTTGATGTTATGATTAAAATGTTTAATCGAATAATAATCTCTCGCCAAAAGCATCCCCATCAAGTTACTTTGAGAACCGCCACTTGTAAAAATTCCGTCCGAATTTTTTCCGTAGCCGATCTCGCTGCAGGTCCATTCGATTAATTTTTGCTCCATTAAAGTTCCACCTGCACTTTGGTCCCAAGTATCAAGAGAAGAGTTGATTGAACTTATTAACATTTCCGCAGCAACCGCCGGAATAACAATCGGACAATTGAGGTGAGCAACGTATTTTGGATGATGAAAAGCAATGGCGTGTTGTGTATAAAGCGTTCTGACCTCTTCGAAAACCTCTTCATAACTTTGTGGATAACTATTAAGGTCGATGTTTTCAAACTGCTTTCTCAGGTCTTTTGGAGAAACTCCGCTGAAAGGTTGGTTGTTGTCTTCTAGAAATGCAACTACACTTTCCTGTGCTTTTTGCATTACATTTTGGTATTCGTGAATGTTGATATCACAAAATAAGTTCTCCAGATTTGGGAAAAGACTTTCCTTTTCCGAAACCAATTGTTCGGTAATAACTGTGTTCATAAAATTTTGAGTTGGTGTTTCTTTTTACTTTTAAATAGTATTGGCGAAAACTTATCGTCAGTTCGAGTAAAATTCTGCAAGAATTTGTATCGAGAACCTTTCTGTAACCTATATAGCTTTTGTTAAGAATAATTTTAATTAAGATTAATCTTTATAATTTTTTAAATTTACTCTTGTATAAAAACTTCTCGATACGATTTTTTCAAAATCTACTCGAAGTGACGAAATGTTTCATTTTTAAATAATTAATAATTTATCGTATAGCCTACAGAAAATGTAGTTCCTCGTCCCTGATAAGCAAAGGCTTTTTGAGGTGCTCCATAGAAAAATACAGAACGCTGTCCCCAAATGGTGGTGTACTGTTTATTGAAGATATTTTGTACTCCAAAATTGATGACTCCTTTGTTTAATTTCACATCTCCAACTAAATCAAATAAGGTATATCCATTGATTTTCATGTTTGCCAGATCTGTATAATTCATAGAGTTTTGCATCTGTAGTCTTAATGAAAAACTTTTTGCATTCCACCCTGTAAAAACCATAAATTTTGATGGATTTGTAGTGTAAACCGATTGGTTTTGCCAGCCTTTATCAACGGTTTCTGTTTCAGACTGCATCAATAAAACGTTTCCTCCCAATTCTAAACCTTGAGCAAACCTGTAGCTTACAGCTCCTTCAAAACCGTAGTTTCTTAATTTCTGATCAAGCAAAGAAATGGTGAAAGCTGCATTGTCGATTTTCAAAGTTTTGTTGGAAAGTGCGTAGAAAACAGATCCTTGAGCTGAAAGTCCTTCTTCTGAAGTTCGGTTATGTCTGAAACCAAGCTCCATCTGATCAGTTTTAATTCCGCTTAAAGGTTGTTCTGCGATATTCATGCTGTTTTGTAAGTTCCAACGGTTGTTGCTCAATTGATATTTTCCGAAACCATAAGATTTTGCAGCATCAGGAACGGCAAATCCCTGAGAAAAATTTAACCAGGTTTGCCAGGTAGGATTAAATTTATACAGTAAACTGGCGTTCAATAAAGTAACATCATAATTGTTTTTACCTCCTTTCACTGCATCTGCAGAATTTCCATAGCCGAAATGCATGTAAACCTGTTCTTTGAATCCTACAAAATCATCCAGTTTTACATTGATCAACTGTTGACGCACCCCACCTGAAAAAGTTAGTTTTTCTGTAATATTCCAATCTGCTTGTATAAAACCTGAAAGTGCAGATGTTTTCGTATCGGGATATCTTCCTACAAAAGCATCGGTTTGATTGACCAAACCTCCTGATTGTGCACTTTTTTGTGGATTAAAAATTGCCTGATCGCCAGTAAAGTTTTCTAGATCTACATCAACTCCGTAAGTGAAATTAAAAGAATTCCATTTTTTGTTTAAAACCAATTTTGCTCCGTAGGCATTTGTATTTCCTCTTGCTGAAGAAAGAAAAACCGGAAGTATAACTCCAGCCGGTGGTTTCGGAACTTCTGCAAAAGATGCTCCGAAATCTACTTCTTCGCGTCTTCCATAAGCTTGTAAAATTAAATCTTGTCCACCCCAAATATTTCGCACATTGTAATTGAGGTTGGCCATAAAACGTTCCGTTCTTGGAACAAGATCAGAATCTGCGCCATCTAAAACATTAATCAAATCAGGATTTTTTGTGGTGAACCCAA is drawn from Chryseobacterium muglaense and contains these coding sequences:
- a CDS encoding pyridoxal phosphate-dependent decarboxylase family protein; this encodes MNTVITEQLVSEKESLFPNLENLFCDINIHEYQNVMQKAQESVVAFLEDNNQPFSGVSPKDLRKQFENIDLNSYPQSYEEVFEEVRTLYTQHAIAFHHPKYVAHLNCPIVIPAVAAEMLISSINSSLDTWDQSAGGTLMEQKLIEWTCSEIGYGKNSDGIFTSGGSQSNLMGMLLARDYYSIKHFNHNIKKDGLPKNAHRFRIFVSEMAHFSIQKSASILGLGEQAVIKIKTDRSFKMNSILLEDAIQKEIENGNIPIAVVATAGTTDFGNIDPLVNISAIAKKYGMWFHVDAAYGCGLLLTEKYRHLINGIENADSVTVDYHKSFFQPVSSSGFLVKDRNYFTLITHYADYLNPKDHDENEIPNQVNKSIQTTRRFDALKLWFTLRIIGKKGLGNYIERIISTAKEAATLLENDPHFELLNRSDISALVFRYSADPFKTFDLSRINTYIKSQLYKNGNALVAGTKVNGQFYLKFTILNPLTTVEDIKSILITIKKYGNEYIEVN
- a CDS encoding TonB-dependent receptor, translated to MKKQYALSIFLLATLAVNTSAQNLQDSLKTKDISEVIMVSSRSPKQISDIPGTVWVIGEKELQTQIRGGAGLKEVLGNMIPGFDFGNQGRTNYAQNMRGRNVLVMINGISINSTRATSRQFDAIDPFNIDRIEVLSGASSIYGGDSTGGIINIITKKPTSNKLAFETSVGLKSGFHKDDLDKRIAQSVEGGTDKVKFRLGAAFTQNEGAFDANGDQIITDVKQADFQYNRSIDLLGGISAKLAPNQDLNLDLQYYNSKVRNKKWLSFGQNFVGFTTKNPDLINVLDGADSDLVPRTERFMANLNYNVRNIWGGQDLILQAYGRREEVDFGASFAEVPKPPAGVILPVFLSSARGNTNAYGAKLVLNKKWNSFNFTYGVDVDLENFTGDQAIFNPQKSAQSGGLVNQTDAFVGRYPDTKTSALSGFIQADWNITEKLTFSGGVRQQLINVKLDDFVGFKEQVYMHFGYGNSADAVKGGKNNYDVTLLNASLLYKFNPTWQTWLNFSQGFAVPDAAKSYGFGKYQLSNNRWNLQNSMNIAEQPLSGIKTDQMELGFRHNRTSEEGLSAQGSVFYALSNKTLKIDNAAFTISLLDQKLRNYGFEGAVSYRFAQGLELGGNVLLMQSETETVDKGWQNQSVYTTNPSKFMVFTGWNAKSFSLRLQMQNSMNYTDLANMKINGYTLFDLVGDVKLNKGVINFGVQNIFNKQYTTIWGQRSVFFYGAPQKAFAYQGRGTTFSVGYTINY